One genomic window of Acidimicrobiales bacterium includes the following:
- a CDS encoding GlxA family transcriptional regulator, with product MPAPRPVVVVAYDALNSLDLSGPVEVFHTAGGYDLTIAAPHPGPVTSTSGLRVAVDTTLAEVCGPIDTLLVVGGEGARAAVADPDVVAAVRRLSGRARRTASVCSGAFVLAAAGLLDGRRATTHWSVCDLLAATFPAVDVAADPIYVRDGDIWTSAGVTAGMDLALALVEDDRGRDVALAVARQLVLFLHRPGNQRQFSAQLDAQLADRDALRDLQAHIVDHPEDDLTVAALARRAGLSERHLARCFTDEVGVTPARYVERARVEAARRRLEDTDDAVAVVAATCGFGTAETLRRTFLRAVRTTPTEYRRRFRTASA from the coding sequence GTGCCCGCTCCCCGCCCGGTGGTCGTCGTGGCCTACGACGCTCTCAACTCCCTGGACCTGTCGGGCCCCGTCGAGGTGTTCCACACCGCCGGCGGCTACGACCTCACCATCGCCGCCCCCCACCCCGGGCCGGTCACCTCCACCAGCGGGCTCCGGGTGGCGGTGGACACCACCCTGGCCGAGGTCTGCGGGCCCATCGACACCCTGCTGGTGGTGGGGGGCGAGGGCGCCCGGGCCGCGGTGGCCGACCCCGACGTGGTGGCCGCCGTCCGGCGCCTCTCGGGCCGGGCCCGGCGCACCGCCTCGGTGTGCTCGGGCGCCTTCGTCCTGGCCGCCGCCGGCCTCCTGGACGGGCGGCGGGCCACCACCCACTGGTCGGTGTGCGACCTGCTGGCCGCCACCTTCCCCGCCGTGGACGTGGCCGCCGACCCCATCTACGTCCGGGACGGCGACATCTGGACCTCGGCCGGCGTCACCGCCGGGATGGACCTGGCCCTGGCCCTGGTGGAGGACGACCGGGGCCGTGACGTGGCCCTGGCCGTGGCCCGCCAGCTCGTCCTGTTCCTGCACCGGCCCGGGAACCAGCGCCAGTTCTCGGCCCAGCTCGACGCGCAGCTGGCCGACCGCGACGCGCTCCGCGACCTGCAGGCCCACATCGTCGACCACCCCGAGGACGACCTCACGGTGGCCGCCCTGGCCCGCCGGGCCGGCCTGAGCGAGCGCCACCTGGCCCGCTGCTTCACCGACGAGGTGGGGGTCACCCCGGCGCGCTACGTGGAGCGGGCCCGGGTCGAGGCCGCCCGCCGGCGGCTGGAGGACACCGACGACGCGGTCGCGGTGGTCGCCGCCACCTGCGGCTTCGGCACCGCCGAGACCCTGCGCCGCACCTTCCTCCGCGCCGTCCGCACCACCCCCACCGAGTACCGGCGGCGGTTCCGCACCGCCTCGGCCTGA
- a CDS encoding DJ-1/PfpI family protein, with amino-acid sequence MDIAILLYDGFTALDAVGPYEVLVRVPGATVTFVATEAGPIRTDTRRLEVTADAALADLASPDIVVVPGGPGQEDHMGDEAVLGWLRAADATARWTTSVCTGSLLLAAAGLLEGKRATSHWLAVDRLADFGAVPTAERVVVEGRTITAAGVSAGIDMALHLVAAEAGDVVAQAIQLGIEYDPQPPFAAGSPTTAPAEITDFLRANSRHVLERS; translated from the coding sequence ATGGACATCGCCATCCTGCTCTACGACGGCTTCACCGCCCTCGACGCCGTCGGCCCCTACGAGGTGCTGGTCCGGGTGCCCGGGGCCACCGTCACCTTCGTGGCCACCGAGGCCGGGCCGATCCGCACCGACACCCGCCGCCTGGAGGTCACCGCCGACGCCGCCCTGGCCGACCTGGCCTCCCCCGACATCGTGGTCGTGCCCGGTGGGCCCGGCCAGGAGGACCACATGGGCGACGAGGCCGTCCTGGGCTGGCTGCGGGCCGCGGATGCCACCGCCCGGTGGACCACGTCGGTGTGCACCGGCTCGCTCCTCCTGGCTGCCGCCGGCCTCCTGGAGGGCAAGCGGGCCACCTCCCACTGGTTGGCCGTGGACCGCCTGGCCGACTTCGGGGCCGTCCCCACCGCCGAGCGGGTGGTAGTCGAGGGCCGCACCATCACCGCGGCCGGGGTCAGCGCCGGCATCGACATGGCCCTCCACCTGGTGGCGGCCGAGGCCGGTGACGTGGTGGCGCAGGCCATCCAGCTCGGCATCGAGTACGACCCCCAGCCCCCCTTCGCAGCCGGCTCCCCCACCACCGCCCCGGCCGAGATCACCGACTTCCTCCGGGCCAACAGCCGCCACGTGCTGGAACGGAGCTGA
- the larB gene encoding nickel pincer cofactor biosynthesis protein LarB: protein MDEGALRDLLVAVRDGEVTADDAVARLRRLPFADLGFARVDHHRTLRTGLPEAVYGPGKTPEQCAALVGELLAGGDGPVLLTRADGAQADAALTAHPGGVVTGDRHRLVAWRPVPPRAAHVVVVAAGTADLPVADECAATLTALGLPPDRLTDVGVAGVHRLLADADRLAVADAVVVVAGMEGALASVVGGLAPAPVVAVPTSVGYGAALEGVTALLAMLSSCAAGVTVVGIDNGYGAACAVRRLLGPVLARG from the coding sequence GTGGACGAGGGTGCCCTCCGGGACCTCCTGGTCGCGGTGCGTGACGGCGAGGTCACGGCCGACGACGCCGTGGCCCGGCTCCGCCGGCTCCCGTTCGCCGACCTGGGCTTCGCCCGGGTCGACCACCACCGCACCCTGCGCACCGGGCTGCCCGAGGCGGTGTACGGCCCGGGCAAGACCCCCGAGCAGTGCGCCGCCCTGGTGGGCGAGCTGCTGGCCGGCGGCGACGGGCCGGTGCTGCTGACCCGGGCCGACGGCGCCCAGGCCGACGCGGCCCTGACCGCCCACCCCGGTGGGGTGGTGACCGGCGACCGGCACCGCCTGGTGGCCTGGCGCCCGGTCCCGCCCCGGGCCGCCCACGTGGTGGTGGTGGCGGCCGGCACCGCCGACCTGCCGGTGGCCGACGAGTGCGCGGCCACGCTCACCGCCCTGGGCCTCCCCCCCGACCGCCTCACCGACGTGGGCGTGGCCGGGGTGCACCGCCTGCTGGCCGACGCCGACCGGCTGGCCGTGGCCGACGCCGTGGTGGTGGTGGCCGGCATGGAGGGGGCGCTGGCCAGCGTGGTCGGCGGCCTGGCCCCGGCCCCGGTGGTGGCCGTGCCCACCAGCGTGGGCTACGGCGCCGCCCTGGAGGGGGTGACCGCCCTGCTGGCCATGCTGTCGTCGTGCGCGGCGGGCGTCACCGTGGTGGGCATCGACAACGGGTACGGGGCGGCGTGCGCCGTGCGCCGCCTCCTGGGCCCGGTGTTGGCCCGTGGCTGA
- the larC gene encoding nickel pincer cofactor biosynthesis protein LarC: MAEDRPGADGLDGSGGERTVAWFHCFAGVAGDMALGALVDAGADLAEVEALVRRLPVEGWTLEAEPVLRGGVAATQVHVRLPAAEHHHRTWGTVRALLEGAGLPERVRTRATATFAVLARAEGALHRMPPEDVHFHEVGAVDALVDVVGTCAALEVLGVDDVACSPVAVGRGTVRAAHGTLPNPAPAVVRILAEAGAPVHGVDSPVELTTPTGAALMAALASTFGPVPALALRATGFGAGTADPDGTVNATQVVIGRAAPTGPATGAGQPVVVVEATLDDATGEVLGAAVPALLAAGAHDAWITPVVMKKGRPGHVVSALADEGRAAAVAEALRSATGSLGVRAATHRRWPAQRATAEVEVDGHRVRVKVSPVRAKAEHDDVVAAAAALGLSPVEVAARAEAAWWSSHP, from the coding sequence GTGGCTGAGGACCGCCCCGGCGCCGACGGCCTGGACGGCTCGGGCGGGGAGCGCACCGTGGCCTGGTTCCACTGCTTCGCCGGGGTGGCCGGCGACATGGCCCTGGGGGCCCTGGTCGACGCCGGGGCCGACCTGGCCGAGGTCGAGGCCCTCGTCCGCCGCCTGCCCGTCGAGGGCTGGACCCTGGAGGCCGAGCCCGTCCTGCGGGGTGGGGTGGCCGCCACCCAGGTCCACGTCCGGCTCCCGGCCGCCGAGCACCACCACCGCACCTGGGGCACCGTTCGGGCCCTGCTGGAGGGGGCCGGCCTGCCGGAGCGGGTCCGCACCCGGGCCACCGCCACCTTCGCCGTCCTGGCCCGGGCCGAGGGGGCGCTCCACCGGATGCCCCCCGAGGACGTCCACTTCCACGAGGTGGGCGCGGTCGACGCCCTGGTCGACGTGGTGGGCACCTGCGCGGCCCTGGAGGTGCTGGGCGTGGACGACGTGGCCTGCTCGCCGGTGGCCGTGGGCCGGGGCACCGTCCGGGCCGCCCACGGCACCCTGCCCAACCCGGCCCCGGCCGTGGTGCGGATCCTGGCCGAGGCGGGGGCGCCGGTCCACGGCGTGGACTCCCCGGTCGAGCTGACCACCCCCACCGGGGCGGCCCTCATGGCCGCCCTGGCCTCGACCTTCGGGCCCGTCCCCGCCCTGGCCCTGCGGGCCACCGGCTTCGGGGCCGGCACCGCGGACCCCGACGGCACGGTCAACGCCACCCAGGTGGTGATCGGCCGGGCCGCCCCCACCGGCCCGGCCACCGGGGCCGGCCAGCCCGTGGTGGTGGTGGAGGCCACCCTGGACGACGCCACCGGCGAGGTGCTGGGAGCGGCGGTGCCCGCCCTGCTGGCCGCCGGGGCCCATGACGCCTGGATCACCCCGGTGGTCATGAAGAAGGGCCGGCCCGGCCACGTCGTCTCCGCCCTGGCCGACGAGGGCCGGGCCGCGGCGGTGGCCGAGGCTCTGCGGTCCGCCACCGGCAGCCTCGGGGTCCGGGCCGCCACCCACCGGCGCTGGCCGGCCCAGCGGGCCACCGCCGAGGTCGAGGTGGACGGCCACCGGGTGCGGGTCAAGGTCTCCCCGGTGCGGGCCAAGGCCGAGCACGACGACGTGGTGGCCGCGGCCGCGGCGCTCGGGCTCTCACCGGTCGAGGTGGCGGCCCGGGCCGAAGCCGCCTGGTGGTCCTCCCACCCCTGA
- a CDS encoding DUF5522 domain-containing protein, producing MPSPARLAPDHPRRVEILDRHTAALATGEPAYVDPATGYQVLTADTLAARGECCGSGCRHCPWEP from the coding sequence ATGCCCAGCCCGGCCCGCCTGGCCCCCGACCACCCCCGACGGGTCGAGATCCTGGACCGGCACACGGCGGCCCTGGCCACCGGCGAACCGGCGTACGTCGACCCGGCCACCGGCTACCAGGTGCTGACCGCCGACACCCTGGCCGCCCGGGGTGAGTGCTGCGGATCCGGTTGCCGCCACTGCCCCTGGGAGCCCTGA
- a CDS encoding TRAM domain-containing protein has product MAGDTIEVRVDGIAGGGEGVGRDGGGRVVFVAGALPGERVRAEVVEERPRHARARLLDVVQASPDRRPPPCPHVADGCGGCDWQHVADGAQRALRREVVADALARIGGLADPVVTAGPALPAAAARTTVRAVVAGGRAGFRRRGSHHPIVVGSCLASHPAAEELLVEGRFGGADEVVVRVGARTGERMVLASPTAEGVAVPGDVLVVGADELAAGRRAWIHEEAAGRRWRVSARSFFQTSPEGADALVVAVGAAVGELAPRARSVVDLCAGVGLFAGTVAPDGAQVVAVEPSASAVADARHNLADRDVRLVRSRLDRWRPSRADVVVADPPRAGLGRAGVDRVVSTGADTVVLVSCDPGALGRDVGLLVAAGYRWEGSEALDLFPQTSHVEVVSRFRR; this is encoded by the coding sequence ATGGCCGGCGACACCATCGAGGTCCGCGTCGACGGCATCGCCGGTGGGGGCGAGGGCGTGGGGCGCGACGGGGGCGGCCGGGTGGTGTTCGTGGCCGGGGCCCTGCCCGGCGAGCGGGTGCGGGCCGAGGTGGTCGAGGAGCGGCCCCGTCACGCCCGGGCCCGGCTGCTGGACGTGGTCCAGGCCTCGCCGGATCGACGGCCGCCGCCGTGCCCCCACGTGGCCGACGGGTGTGGCGGGTGCGACTGGCAGCACGTGGCCGACGGGGCCCAGCGGGCCCTGCGCCGGGAGGTGGTGGCCGACGCCCTGGCCCGCATCGGGGGCCTGGCCGACCCGGTGGTCACCGCCGGGCCCGCCCTGCCCGCCGCCGCGGCGCGCACCACCGTCCGGGCCGTGGTGGCCGGTGGGCGGGCCGGGTTCCGTCGCCGGGGCTCCCACCACCCGATCGTGGTCGGGTCGTGCCTGGCCAGCCACCCGGCGGCCGAGGAGCTCCTGGTCGAGGGCCGCTTCGGCGGGGCCGACGAGGTGGTGGTCCGGGTCGGGGCCCGCACCGGCGAGCGCATGGTGCTGGCCAGCCCGACGGCCGAGGGGGTGGCCGTCCCCGGCGACGTCCTGGTGGTGGGGGCCGACGAGCTGGCCGCCGGCCGCCGGGCCTGGATCCACGAGGAGGCCGCCGGGCGCCGCTGGCGGGTCTCGGCCCGGTCGTTCTTCCAGACCTCGCCCGAGGGGGCCGACGCCCTGGTCGTCGCGGTCGGTGCCGCGGTGGGCGAGCTGGCCCCCCGGGCCCGGTCGGTGGTCGACCTGTGCGCCGGGGTCGGGCTCTTCGCCGGCACGGTGGCCCCGGACGGGGCGCAGGTGGTGGCGGTGGAGCCCTCGGCCTCGGCCGTGGCCGACGCCCGGCACAACCTGGCCGACCGGGACGTGCGCCTGGTCCGCAGCCGCCTGGACCGCTGGCGGCCGAGCCGGGCCGACGTGGTGGTGGCCGACCCGCCCCGGGCCGGGCTGGGGCGGGCCGGTGTCGACCGGGTCGTGTCCACCGGGGCCGACACCGTGGTCCTGGTCAGCTGCGACCCCGGGGCCCTGGGACGCGACGTGGGCCTGCTGGTGGCGGCCGGCTACCGGTGGGAGGGGAGCGAGGCGCTGGACCTGTTCCCCCAGACCTCCCACGTCGAGGTCGTGTCCCGGTTCCGGCGATGA
- a CDS encoding ATP-dependent Clp protease proteolytic subunit, with product MAPPQISVPPVAQSGGGFDPQSEVYNRLLRNRIVFLGSEVNDTIANLITAQLLYLESEDADKDVWLYINSPGGSVTAGMAIYDTMQLIAPEVGTICMGLAASMGQFLLSAGAKGKRFALPHARVMMHQPSGGFQGQASDIQIQAEQILYVKRLMAQRIAEHTGQSVEQVEADSERDRWFTAEEAKAYGIVDQVVSRRQEMADT from the coding sequence ATGGCTCCGCCTCAGATCTCCGTGCCCCCCGTCGCCCAGTCCGGTGGGGGCTTCGACCCGCAGAGCGAGGTCTACAACCGCCTCCTGCGCAACCGCATCGTGTTCCTCGGGTCCGAGGTCAACGACACCATCGCCAACCTCATCACCGCCCAGCTCCTGTACCTGGAGAGCGAGGACGCCGACAAGGACGTCTGGCTCTACATCAACTCCCCCGGCGGGTCGGTGACGGCCGGCATGGCCATCTACGACACCATGCAGCTCATCGCCCCCGAGGTCGGCACCATCTGCATGGGCCTGGCCGCCTCCATGGGCCAGTTCCTGCTCTCGGCCGGGGCCAAGGGCAAGCGCTTCGCCCTCCCCCACGCCCGGGTGATGATGCACCAGCCCTCCGGCGGCTTCCAGGGCCAGGCCTCCGACATCCAGATCCAGGCCGAGCAGATCCTCTACGTGAAGCGGCTGATGGCCCAGCGCATCGCCGAGCACACCGGGCAGAGCGTCGAGCAGGTCGAGGCCGACTCCGAGCGCGACCGCTGGTTCACGGCCGAGGAGGCCAAGGCCTACGGCATCGTCGACCAGGTCGTGAGCCGGCGCCAGGAGATGGCCGACACCTGA
- the rpe gene encoding ribulose-phosphate 3-epimerase produces MTDPAEPRPVSIVPSVLPADFSRLGEECVALADAGVDRIQWDVMDGRFVPNLTFGPDVIAACRKHVEIPFEAHLMVEAPEELASRYVDAGCEVLIVHAEATRHLHRTLGAVREMGASPAVALNPSTPATAVVHVLDLVDMVLVMTVNPGFGGQAYIGTMEPKVAEIRALVTAGGLDVDIEVDGGIGPDTIAGAAAAGANVLVAGSALYRDPEGLGHAVADLRARAEAARAGAA; encoded by the coding sequence GTGACCGACCCGGCTGAGCCCCGTCCCGTCTCGATCGTCCCGTCGGTGCTGCCGGCCGACTTCAGCCGGCTCGGGGAGGAGTGCGTCGCCCTGGCCGACGCCGGCGTCGACCGCATCCAGTGGGACGTGATGGACGGCCGCTTCGTCCCCAACCTCACCTTCGGCCCCGACGTCATCGCCGCCTGCCGGAAGCACGTCGAGATCCCCTTCGAGGCCCACCTGATGGTCGAGGCCCCCGAGGAGCTGGCCTCCCGCTACGTGGACGCCGGGTGCGAGGTGCTCATCGTCCACGCCGAGGCGACCCGCCACCTGCACCGCACCCTGGGCGCGGTGCGGGAGATGGGGGCGTCCCCGGCGGTGGCCCTCAACCCCTCCACCCCGGCCACGGCGGTGGTCCACGTGCTCGACCTGGTCGACATGGTGCTGGTGATGACCGTGAACCCGGGCTTCGGGGGCCAGGCCTACATCGGCACCATGGAGCCCAAGGTGGCCGAGATCCGGGCCCTGGTCACCGCGGGCGGCCTCGACGTCGACATCGAGGTGGACGGGGGCATCGGCCCCGACACCATCGCCGGCGCCGCCGCCGCCGGGGCCAACGTCCTGGTGGCCGGCAGCGCCCTGTACCGCGATCCCGAGGGCCTGGGCCACGCCGTGGCCGACCTGCGGGCCCGGGCCGAGGCGGCCCGGGCGGGGGCGGCGTGA
- a CDS encoding alanine racemase codes for MRATDLPTPCLVVDGAALAANVATMAAARPGRALRPHVKAFKSTGLARELAAAGHDVFCCATPAEVVGMASVGLGADLLLANEVVDRRRLARMVGATVGSRVTVAVDSEETIAAAAAAGVREVLVDVEVGLPRCGCPAAEAGGLAGTARAAGLAVRGVMGYEGHLMMETEAKAAKVEAAMAMLLAAHAEVGGDVVSGGGTGTWDLNRWVTELQAGSYTLMDGDYARLGTPFRPALSVLATVVSVNRARGWAVADAGLKALATDHGPPTVEGATVWFCSDEHTTFAPADGAPLPAVGDRVALRPGHVDPTVALHDRLHVLDGDEVADVWPVDLRGWDPVVP; via the coding sequence GTGCGCGCCACCGACCTGCCCACGCCCTGCCTCGTCGTGGACGGCGCCGCCCTGGCCGCCAACGTGGCCACCATGGCCGCGGCCCGGCCCGGGCGGGCGCTGCGCCCCCACGTGAAGGCGTTCAAGTCCACCGGCCTGGCCCGGGAGCTGGCCGCCGCCGGCCACGACGTCTTCTGCTGCGCCACCCCGGCCGAGGTGGTGGGCATGGCCTCGGTGGGCCTGGGGGCCGACCTGCTGCTGGCCAACGAGGTGGTCGACCGGCGCCGCCTGGCCCGCATGGTGGGGGCGACCGTCGGCTCCCGGGTGACCGTGGCCGTCGACTCCGAGGAGACGATCGCGGCCGCCGCGGCCGCCGGGGTGCGCGAAGTGCTGGTCGACGTGGAGGTGGGCCTGCCCCGCTGCGGCTGCCCGGCCGCCGAAGCCGGGGGCCTGGCCGGGACGGCCCGGGCCGCGGGGCTCGCGGTGCGGGGGGTGATGGGCTACGAGGGCCACCTGATGATGGAGACCGAGGCCAAGGCGGCCAAGGTCGAGGCGGCCATGGCCATGCTGCTGGCCGCCCACGCCGAGGTGGGGGGCGACGTGGTCTCCGGCGGCGGCACCGGGACCTGGGACCTCAACCGGTGGGTCACCGAGCTCCAGGCCGGCTCGTACACCCTCATGGACGGCGACTACGCAAGGCTGGGCACGCCGTTCCGGCCTGCCCTGTCGGTGCTGGCCACCGTGGTGTCGGTCAACCGGGCCAGGGGGTGGGCCGTGGCCGACGCCGGGCTCAAGGCCCTGGCCACCGACCACGGCCCGCCCACCGTCGAGGGGGCCACGGTGTGGTTCTGCTCCGACGAGCACACCACCTTCGCCCCGGCCGACGGGGCTCCCCTGCCCGCGGTGGGTGACCGGGTGGCCCTGCGCCCGGGCCACGTGGACCCCACCGTGGCCCTCCACGACCGCCTCCACGTCCTGGACGGCGACGAGGTGGCCGACGTCTGGCCCGTGGACCTCCGGGGCTGGGACCCCGTCGTGCCCTGA
- the rdgB gene encoding RdgB/HAM1 family non-canonical purine NTP pyrophosphatase — MSGPLRLVLATANPHKATEIRSILAAAGLDVDLRPRPPEVPEVVEDADTLEGNARLKAVALAAATGLPALADDTGLEVDALGGRPGVRSARYAGDDGDAGRNVAKVLAEMAAVRRASRTARFRTVALARWPDGRELVAAGTVEGTIAEAPEGTGGFGYDPVFRPAGGRGLTMAQLTPAEKDAISHRGRAVRALAALLVAEP, encoded by the coding sequence GTGAGCGGCCCCCTGCGCCTGGTCCTGGCCACCGCCAACCCCCACAAGGCCACCGAGATCCGGTCGATCCTGGCCGCCGCCGGCCTCGACGTGGACCTGCGGCCCCGGCCCCCGGAGGTGCCGGAGGTGGTGGAGGACGCCGACACCTTGGAGGGCAACGCCCGGTTGAAGGCGGTGGCCCTGGCCGCGGCCACCGGCCTGCCCGCCCTGGCCGACGACACCGGCCTGGAGGTCGACGCCCTGGGCGGCCGGCCCGGCGTCCGCTCGGCCCGCTACGCCGGCGACGACGGCGACGCCGGCCGCAACGTGGCCAAGGTGCTGGCCGAGATGGCCGCCGTGCGGCGGGCCAGCCGCACCGCCCGCTTCCGCACCGTGGCCCTGGCGCGCTGGCCCGACGGCCGGGAGCTGGTGGCGGCCGGCACCGTGGAGGGCACCATCGCCGAGGCCCCCGAGGGCACCGGCGGCTTCGGCTACGACCCCGTCTTCCGGCCCGCCGGCGGCCGGGGCCTCACCATGGCCCAGCTCACCCCGGCCGAGAAGGACGCCATCAGCCACCGGGGCCGGGCCGTGCGGGCCCTGGCCGCCCTGCTGGTGGCCGAGCCCTAG
- the rph gene encoding ribonuclease PH, with product MRHDGRQPDDLRPVTFERDYTDAAAGSALVRFGRTTVLCTASVDEDVPRWMRGRGTGWVTAEYSMLPGASAERIRREVKDGKPSGRTQEIQRLIGRSLRAVCDMKALGERMVTVDCDVLQADGGTRTASICGAWVALHDACSRLVAAGAAKAHPLTTTCTAISVGIIDGTPMLDLPYVEDVRAGVDMNVVMAGDKLVEVQGTAEGAPFDRAQLDALLDLAQGGIATLAGLQLATVAEAPALR from the coding sequence ATGCGCCACGACGGCCGCCAGCCCGACGACCTCCGCCCCGTCACCTTCGAACGCGACTACACCGACGCCGCCGCCGGCTCGGCCCTGGTGCGGTTCGGCCGCACCACCGTGCTGTGCACGGCGTCGGTCGACGAGGACGTGCCCCGGTGGATGCGGGGCCGGGGCACCGGCTGGGTGACGGCCGAGTACTCGATGCTCCCCGGGGCGTCGGCCGAGCGGATCCGCCGCGAGGTGAAGGACGGAAAGCCGTCGGGGCGGACGCAGGAGATCCAGCGCCTCATCGGCCGGTCGCTGCGGGCCGTGTGCGACATGAAGGCGCTGGGCGAGCGCATGGTGACCGTCGACTGCGACGTGCTCCAGGCCGACGGCGGCACCCGCACGGCCTCGATCTGCGGGGCGTGGGTCGCCCTCCACGACGCCTGCTCCCGCCTGGTGGCGGCCGGGGCGGCCAAGGCCCACCCGCTGACCACCACGTGCACCGCCATCTCGGTGGGGATCATCGACGGCACCCCGATGCTCGACCTGCCCTACGTGGAGGACGTCCGGGCCGGGGTGGACATGAACGTGGTCATGGCCGGCGACAAGCTGGTGGAGGTGCAGGGCACGGCCGAGGGCGCCCCCTTCGACCGGGCCCAGCTCGATGCCCTGCTCGACCTGGCCCAGGGCGGGATCGCCACCCTGGCCGGGCTCCAGCTCGCCACCGTGGCCGAGGCCCCCGCCCTCCGGTGA
- the murI gene encoding glutamate racemase, with translation MPAQLTVAAADDRPIALFDSGFGGLTVARAVIDLLPDEHVVYVGDTGRYPYGPRPQGEVAGFAHQITRYLVEEHRAKLVVVACNTAAAAALDELQRTAGVPVVGVIDPGARAVVAATRSGRVGVIGTVGTIGSGAYQRAVAAASAGAPVELTCAACPGFVELVERDETRSDQVHVLAQRLLAPVVEAGVDSLLLGCTHYPYLARTISDVAGRDVVLVSSADETAFEVRALLRSGAGPAPRSPAAGPPTRRFLSSGDVEWFRRLGARLLGPEVATVEHVAWG, from the coding sequence GTGCCTGCCCAGCTGACGGTGGCGGCCGCCGACGACCGGCCGATCGCCCTGTTCGACAGCGGCTTCGGCGGCCTGACCGTGGCCCGGGCCGTCATCGACCTCCTGCCCGACGAGCACGTCGTCTACGTGGGCGACACCGGGCGCTACCCGTACGGGCCCCGGCCCCAGGGGGAGGTGGCCGGCTTCGCCCACCAGATCACCCGCTACCTGGTCGAGGAGCACCGGGCCAAGCTGGTCGTCGTCGCCTGCAACACCGCCGCCGCGGCCGCCCTCGACGAGCTGCAGCGCACCGCCGGCGTCCCCGTGGTCGGGGTGATCGACCCCGGGGCCCGGGCCGTGGTGGCGGCCACCCGCTCGGGCCGGGTCGGGGTGATCGGCACGGTGGGGACCATCGGCTCGGGGGCCTACCAGCGGGCCGTGGCCGCCGCCTCGGCCGGGGCCCCGGTCGAGCTGACCTGCGCCGCCTGCCCGGGCTTCGTGGAGCTCGTGGAGCGGGACGAGACCCGCAGCGATCAGGTCCACGTGCTGGCCCAGCGGTTGCTGGCCCCGGTGGTCGAGGCCGGGGTCGACAGCCTGCTGCTGGGCTGCACCCACTACCCGTACCTGGCCCGCACCATCAGCGACGTGGCCGGGCGGGACGTGGTGCTGGTCTCCTCGGCCGACGAGACGGCGTTCGAGGTGCGGGCCCTGCTCCGGTCCGGCGCCGGCCCGGCCCCCCGGAGCCCCGCCGCCGGGCCGCCCACCCGCCGCTTCCTGTCCTCCGGCGACGTCGAGTGGTTCCGGCGGCTGGGAGCCCGGCTCCTCGGCCCCGAGGTGGCCACCGTGGAGCACGTGGCCTGGGGCTGA
- a CDS encoding SGNH/GDSL hydrolase family protein, with protein MGGWVLAVVVAAIVVAVAVLVVTDDRGGTHVAAVGDSVTYLSAGVLQERFDWADRFDVQARPGFRTDQLVPVAEDLLADGPDALVLLTGYNDILQLADPEAGLQLMVEVATRAPCAVWMLVPVKGDYDRASMEAYNTRLEELTRPVSTIHLSPAWRDVVDAPEGPDPSSDLISTDRVHPTDAGSRILAEAMEAAVRRECLPS; from the coding sequence GTGGGCGGCTGGGTCCTCGCCGTGGTCGTCGCCGCCATCGTGGTGGCGGTGGCGGTCCTGGTGGTGACCGACGACCGGGGGGGCACCCACGTGGCCGCGGTGGGGGACTCGGTCACCTACCTGTCGGCCGGGGTGCTCCAGGAGCGCTTCGACTGGGCCGATCGCTTCGACGTCCAGGCCCGGCCCGGCTTCCGCACCGACCAGCTGGTCCCGGTGGCCGAGGACCTGCTGGCCGACGGGCCCGACGCCCTGGTGCTGCTGACCGGCTACAACGACATCCTGCAGCTGGCCGACCCCGAGGCCGGGCTGCAGCTCATGGTCGAGGTGGCCACCCGGGCGCCCTGCGCGGTGTGGATGCTGGTGCCGGTCAAGGGCGACTACGACCGGGCCTCGATGGAGGCCTACAACACCAGGCTGGAGGAGCTCACCCGGCCGGTGTCGACCATCCACCTCTCGCCGGCCTGGCGTGACGTGGTCGACGCCCCGGAGGGGCCGGACCCCAGCTCCGACCTGATCTCCACCGACCGGGTGCACCCCACCGACGCCGGCAGCCGGATCCTGGCCGAGGCCATGGAGGCGGCGGTCCGGCGCGAGTGCCTGCCCAGCTGA